From Virgibacillus ihumii, the proteins below share one genomic window:
- a CDS encoding transglycosylase domain-containing protein, whose product MKKFFPQNKLHWFLYIIGGMATLGIAALVSVYFISFLLGPPKLTTDQNTIYYGIENEVIGEESGVENRYWVDLEEISPYVVNATLAIEDQHFYEHNGFDLKRIAGAALADLKSMSLEEGASTLTQQYARNLFLSHEKTWTRKIKEAFYTVRIEMYYSKNEILEGYLNTIYYGHGAYGIEAASRFFFDKPASDLTLAEAAMLAAIPKGPSYYSPLNDRENAEERQKQILATMQKNGMITEQQYYLASHANLAFSGKDEQENPAAAPYFQDTVLLEAANVLDLSTESIRSGGYKIFTTLDKSLQKKLEKNAAAVIDDSSEIQVGAVAMDPDTGGIRALLGGKNYQESQFNRAVRAKRMPGSTFKPFLYYAALRNGYTPSTMLVSKPTAFKLEDGEVYQPSNFNGYYANRPISLAQALALSDNIYAVKTNLYLGAEKLIDTAHKFGINGKLPAVPSLALGTASVTVENMVTGYGMLANGGNKIEGHTIQKIVNRRGKVVFEREDPAGEQILDEQTTFVLTQLLTGIFDHALDGYMSVTGSSIADELNRTYAAKSGTTNSDSWMIGYSPSLVMGVWTGYDNNNQIVKSEELTYAKNIWAGFMTAAHQDIPAEGFAAPDGVVGIMIDPVTGKRATPYCETGRVMYFEKGTAPKTHCTKHMPEDGGDIEPDSDQEVRDEEKGIFEKLFDVLFSA is encoded by the coding sequence ATGAAAAAATTTTTCCCGCAAAATAAATTGCACTGGTTTCTATATATCATTGGCGGAATGGCCACGCTTGGCATTGCTGCGCTTGTGTCCGTTTATTTTATCAGCTTTTTGCTCGGACCGCCAAAACTGACAACCGATCAAAATACGATTTATTACGGCATCGAAAATGAAGTGATCGGTGAAGAAAGCGGCGTGGAAAACCGGTATTGGGTGGATCTGGAGGAAATATCGCCATACGTCGTTAATGCAACGCTGGCGATTGAGGATCAGCATTTTTATGAACATAATGGTTTTGACCTGAAACGGATTGCCGGAGCCGCCCTGGCTGATTTAAAAAGCATGTCCCTGGAGGAAGGTGCGAGCACATTAACCCAGCAATACGCCAGAAATCTTTTTTTATCCCATGAAAAAACATGGACCCGTAAAATCAAAGAAGCTTTCTATACGGTCCGCATTGAAATGTACTACTCGAAAAATGAAATACTCGAGGGATATCTGAACACGATTTACTATGGCCACGGTGCGTATGGTATTGAAGCTGCCAGCAGGTTTTTTTTCGATAAACCGGCAAGCGACCTGACATTGGCCGAGGCTGCAATGCTTGCGGCAATTCCAAAGGGTCCGTCCTATTATTCCCCGTTAAATGACCGGGAGAATGCAGAAGAACGCCAAAAGCAAATTTTGGCAACGATGCAGAAAAATGGCATGATTACCGAACAGCAATATTATCTTGCCTCACACGCAAACCTGGCTTTTTCCGGAAAAGATGAACAAGAAAATCCTGCTGCCGCTCCTTATTTTCAGGATACGGTCTTACTGGAAGCTGCAAATGTTCTTGACCTTAGCACGGAATCCATCCGGTCCGGCGGGTATAAAATTTTTACGACACTGGACAAATCGCTGCAAAAAAAGCTGGAAAAAAACGCTGCTGCTGTCATTGACGATTCAAGTGAAATCCAGGTTGGTGCCGTGGCAATGGATCCGGACACAGGCGGCATCCGTGCATTGCTCGGGGGCAAAAACTATCAGGAAAGCCAGTTTAACCGTGCTGTACGTGCCAAACGTATGCCGGGGTCAACCTTCAAGCCTTTTTTATACTATGCTGCACTGCGAAACGGCTACACACCAAGTACGATGCTGGTGAGCAAACCGACCGCGTTTAAGCTGGAAGATGGTGAAGTGTACCAGCCAAGCAATTTTAATGGCTACTATGCAAACAGACCGATATCACTTGCACAGGCGCTGGCACTGTCTGATAATATTTATGCAGTTAAAACAAACCTTTACCTTGGTGCCGAAAAATTAATTGATACCGCACATAAATTCGGTATCAACGGTAAACTTCCGGCAGTGCCTTCCCTTGCACTCGGAACTGCATCGGTCACGGTCGAGAACATGGTGACCGGTTATGGGATGCTTGCTAATGGCGGCAATAAGATCGAAGGACATACCATCCAAAAGATTGTTAACCGCCGTGGTAAAGTGGTATTTGAACGCGAAGATCCGGCCGGCGAGCAGATACTGGATGAGCAGACCACCTTCGTTTTGACCCAACTATTGACCGGAATCTTTGATCATGCCCTGGATGGTTATATGTCAGTGACCGGGTCATCCATCGCGGATGAATTAAACCGAACCTATGCCGCCAAATCCGGTACGACCAATTCAGACAGCTGGATGATCGGCTACAGCCCGTCACTGGTAATGGGCGTGTGGACAGGCTATGACAATAACAATCAAATTGTGAAATCAGAGGAATTAACCTATGCGAAGAACATTTGGGCAGGGTTTATGACAGCTGCGCACCAGGACATTCCCGCGGAAGGATTCGCTGCCCCGGACGGTGTGGTTGGCATAATGATTGACCCGGTCACCGGTAAACGGGCAACACCATACTGTGAAACAGGCCGCGTTATGTATTTTGAAAAAGGCACCGCACCAAAGACTCATTGTACAAAACATATGCCGGAAGATGGCGGAGATATTGAGCCGGATTCCGACCAGGAAGTTCGTGACGAGGAGAAAGGCATTTTTGAAAAATTGTTTGATGTATTGTTTTCGGCTTGA
- a CDS encoding YwhD family protein: protein MSSDQSSDKKKTNQFTILKDDSTDGHGGYGIGAISLENMSPVIIDPNEDRAFVDMGAMHARSEVERRVKFLPNKDEVPNGKLYWIVWVTVEKSENGPYFSGVCGSEIRVDRSIKRAYKSMPEHVTHMDKSLKGKVMVEHMDDHSKQLLKDFLADFEGGDYWNNSRDELKNTLPE from the coding sequence ATGAGTTCAGATCAATCTTCTGATAAAAAGAAAACCAATCAGTTTACAATACTAAAGGATGATTCCACTGATGGCCATGGCGGCTATGGCATTGGTGCCATCAGCCTGGAAAATATGTCACCGGTCATTATTGATCCAAATGAAGACCGGGCATTTGTCGACATGGGTGCGATGCACGCCCGAAGTGAAGTGGAGCGCCGAGTTAAATTTTTGCCGAACAAAGATGAAGTGCCAAACGGTAAATTATATTGGATTGTCTGGGTCACGGTGGAAAAAAGTGAAAATGGTCCTTATTTTTCCGGGGTGTGCGGAAGTGAGATTCGTGTCGACCGCTCGATTAAGCGTGCCTATAAATCAATGCCAGAACATGTGACACACATGGATAAGTCTCTGAAAGGCAAGGTGATGGTTGAACATATGGATGACCATTCCAAACAACTATTAAAAGACTTCCTTGCTGATTTTGAAGGCGGGGACTATTGGAACAACTCTAGAGATGAGCTAAAAAATACGCTTCCGGAATAG
- a CDS encoding YwgA family protein: MMTNHAKLMQFFSVAQDISGRKKMQKMIYILQQCHVPFEEKYQFHFYGPYSEELSLRVEELCNLGFIAEEKEDRSNYFQYNYTITDDGKAFLNQFMMDMPDMARQVVLLKEKSSRFLELVSTMLFFNDLPHVQLIEKIHTVKPKQKYTDEEINDAQLFITSLRENPPS; the protein is encoded by the coding sequence ATGATGACGAATCATGCAAAATTAATGCAATTTTTTTCAGTGGCACAAGACATTAGCGGACGGAAAAAGATGCAGAAAATGATTTATATTTTACAGCAGTGTCATGTGCCATTTGAGGAAAAATATCAATTTCATTTTTACGGTCCTTACTCCGAGGAGTTGTCACTTCGTGTGGAAGAGCTGTGTAATCTCGGGTTTATCGCCGAGGAGAAAGAGGATCGGAGCAATTATTTTCAATATAATTATACGATTACAGATGACGGAAAGGCTTTTTTAAATCAATTTATGATGGATATGCCTGATATGGCAAGACAAGTAGTGCTCCTGAAGGAAAAAAGTTCCCGTTTTCTGGAACTGGTTTCGACCATGCTCTTTTTTAATGACTTACCGCACGTTCAATTGATTGAAAAAATACATACTGTCAAGCCGAAACAAAAGTATACGGATGAGGAAATCAACGATGCACAGCTGTTTATTACATCATTACGTGAGAACCCGCCTTCATGA
- a CDS encoding HD domain-containing protein, with amino-acid sequence MAYKDEQLNEEKVFKDPVHRYVHVQDRVIWDLIAAPEFQRLRRIKQLGTTYLTFHGAEHSRFNHSLGVYEIVRRILYNFQGRPHWNPDERLLCLCAALLHDLGHGPFSHSFEKVFKLDHEYFTKQIIAGDTEINRILERVSPGFSKKVADVINKTYEDKLVVSLISSQIDADRMDYLQRDAYFTGVSYGHFDMERILRVMRPIEDQVVIKSSGMHAVEDYIMSRYQMYWQVYFHPVTRSAEVILSKILHRAKYLFEQNYTFKLKPIHFISFFKEQVDLSDYLKLDESIVSYYFQLWQEEDDDILRDLCERFVNRRLFKYIEFNPNQQMNEWMELYRLFQEAGIDPEYYLVVDSSSDLPYDFYRPGEEEERLPIHLLMPDGGLKELSRHSDIVESISGKKRTDHKLYFPKDMLESLKEDSPVKSRIRELLSPVSRQ; translated from the coding sequence ATGGCGTATAAAGACGAACAATTAAACGAGGAAAAAGTGTTTAAAGACCCTGTGCACCGCTATGTTCACGTGCAGGATCGGGTGATCTGGGACCTGATTGCGGCACCTGAATTTCAGCGGCTGCGGCGGATCAAGCAGCTTGGCACTACCTATTTGACGTTTCACGGTGCTGAGCACAGCCGGTTCAACCATTCGCTGGGTGTATATGAAATTGTCCGGCGCATTCTGTATAATTTCCAGGGGCGTCCGCATTGGAATCCGGATGAACGGTTGCTGTGTTTGTGTGCGGCGCTTCTGCATGATCTCGGCCATGGTCCATTTTCACATTCGTTTGAAAAAGTGTTCAAGCTGGATCATGAGTATTTTACCAAACAGATTATTGCCGGTGACACGGAAATAAATCGAATATTGGAACGCGTATCCCCCGGATTTTCTAAAAAAGTTGCCGATGTTATTAATAAAACATATGAAGACAAATTGGTTGTCAGCTTGATTTCCAGTCAGATTGATGCCGATCGGATGGATTATTTGCAGCGGGATGCCTATTTTACTGGAGTCAGTTATGGTCATTTTGATATGGAGCGGATTCTTCGTGTGATGCGGCCGATTGAGGATCAGGTCGTCATTAAGTCGAGCGGTATGCATGCGGTGGAAGATTATATTATGAGTCGCTATCAGATGTATTGGCAGGTTTATTTTCATCCGGTGACCAGAAGTGCGGAAGTGATTTTGTCGAAAATCCTGCACCGTGCCAAATACCTTTTTGAACAAAATTACACGTTTAAATTGAAGCCGATTCATTTTATTTCGTTTTTTAAAGAACAGGTGGATTTAAGTGATTATTTGAAGCTGGATGAATCAATCGTTTCCTATTATTTTCAGTTATGGCAGGAAGAAGATGACGATATTTTGCGGGATTTGTGCGAGCGGTTTGTGAACCGGCGCTTGTTTAAGTATATCGAATTCAATCCGAATCAGCAGATGAACGAATGGATGGAACTGTACCGGCTGTTTCAGGAGGCGGGAATTGACCCGGAATACTACCTGGTCGTGGATTCATCTTCTGATTTGCCGTATGACTTTTACCGTCCCGGCGAAGAGGAAGAACGCCTGCCGATCCACTTGCTGATGCCGGATGGCGGGTTAAAGGAGCTGTCGCGTCATTCGGATATTGTTGAATCCATTTCCGGAAAAAAACGGACAGATCATAAACTCTATTTTCCCAAGGATATGCTGGAAAGCCTGAAGGAGGACAGTCCTGTTAAAAGTAGAATTCGGGAGTTGTTATCGCCCGTCAGCCGGCAGTGA
- a CDS encoding lipoate--protein ligase family protein, giving the protein MKNWRDLIGNATIRYLDHSGKESFQHKAYTALTSFAVDDVLALFVGGRTTPAVRLWVHPDTVVLGIPDARVPFIDEGVRLLADRGYHVVVRNSGGLAVALDAGVLNISLVLPDVKHISIYDCYEAMVGFVQYMLRDVTDGIEAYEIVGSYCPGDYDLSIGGRKFAGISQRRVKDGAAIQIYLDVEGKGFERAALIRDFYETGLKDTETNFDFPDVDPSVMASLSELLGEQITVDEMKERVIRTLQEISEEVVSTDFSDAEIEQFEKRYAQMVKRNEGIAKLQ; this is encoded by the coding sequence ATGAAAAACTGGCGAGACCTCATCGGGAATGCAACGATTCGTTACCTTGATCATTCCGGAAAAGAATCTTTTCAACATAAAGCATACACCGCACTGACCTCATTTGCGGTTGATGATGTGCTGGCACTGTTTGTCGGCGGACGGACTACGCCGGCAGTAAGACTGTGGGTGCATCCGGATACGGTTGTGCTGGGCATTCCCGATGCTCGCGTTCCATTTATTGATGAAGGAGTGCGACTGCTTGCCGATCGAGGCTACCACGTAGTCGTCCGTAATTCCGGCGGTCTCGCTGTCGCCTTGGATGCCGGCGTGCTGAATATCTCACTGGTCCTGCCTGATGTGAAACATATTTCTATCTATGATTGCTATGAAGCAATGGTCGGCTTTGTCCAGTATATGCTGCGGGATGTAACCGATGGAATTGAAGCATATGAAATTGTCGGTTCCTATTGTCCGGGAGACTATGATCTAAGCATTGGCGGCCGCAAATTTGCGGGTATTTCGCAGCGGCGTGTGAAGGACGGCGCTGCCATTCAAATTTACTTGGATGTGGAAGGAAAAGGGTTTGAACGGGCTGCGCTGATTCGGGATTTTTATGAGACAGGCCTGAAAGATACGGAAACAAACTTTGACTTTCCGGATGTTGACCCGTCTGTCATGGCATCATTATCCGAACTTCTCGGGGAACAGATCACCGTTGACGAAATGAAGGAACGAGTTATTAGGACGCTGCAGGAAATAAGCGAAGAAGTCGTCTCGACAGATTTTTCCGATGCAGAGATTGAACAGTTTGAAAAGCGGTATGCACAGATGGTCAAACGTAATGAAGGAATTGCGAAACTGCAATAA
- the pta gene encoding phosphate acetyltransferase produces MSGLFDQLSGKLDAVNKSIVFPEGTDERVLTAASQLGAAGVLTPVLLGDKDRMRKKAEEAGVDISACKLMDPTSFAEFDLMVETFVERRKGKVSDQEAREILMDENYFGTMLVHMNQADGLVSGAVHSTADTVRPALQIIKTKEGIKKTSGVFVMVRNDEKYVFADCAININPDSQDLAEIAVESANTAALFGIDPRVAMLSFSTKGSATSPETEKVTEALSAAREKNPDLLIDGEFQFDAAFVPEVAAKKAPGSVLEGNANVFIFPSLEAGNIGYKIAQRLGKFDAVGPILQGLNKPVNDLSRGCTADDVYKLAIITAVQAGGS; encoded by the coding sequence ATGAGCGGTCTTTTTGATCAGCTGAGTGGTAAATTAGATGCTGTAAATAAATCTATTGTTTTTCCGGAAGGCACGGATGAGCGGGTGTTGACCGCCGCGAGCCAGCTGGGTGCTGCCGGTGTGCTGACTCCTGTATTGCTGGGGGATAAAGACAGAATGAGGAAGAAAGCAGAGGAAGCCGGTGTGGATATCAGTGCGTGCAAGTTAATGGATCCAACTTCATTTGCCGAGTTTGATTTAATGGTTGAGACTTTTGTTGAACGCCGTAAAGGCAAGGTATCTGACCAGGAAGCCCGGGAAATTCTTATGGATGAAAATTATTTCGGAACAATGCTTGTCCATATGAATCAGGCAGACGGCCTTGTCAGTGGAGCCGTTCATTCAACTGCAGACACGGTTCGCCCCGCACTTCAGATTATTAAAACGAAAGAAGGCATAAAAAAAACATCCGGTGTATTCGTCATGGTCCGCAATGATGAAAAATATGTGTTCGCTGACTGTGCAATTAACATCAACCCGGATAGTCAGGATCTTGCTGAAATTGCGGTTGAGAGTGCCAACACAGCGGCATTATTCGGTATTGATCCGCGTGTGGCGATGCTCAGTTTTTCCACAAAAGGATCGGCAACATCGCCGGAAACGGAGAAAGTTACGGAAGCTTTGTCAGCGGCCCGGGAAAAGAATCCCGATCTTCTAATTGACGGGGAGTTCCAGTTTGACGCCGCATTTGTTCCGGAAGTGGCAGCGAAAAAAGCCCCCGGCTCTGTACTCGAGGGAAATGCGAATGTATTTATTTTCCCAAGTCTTGAGGCTGGCAATATCGGTTACAAAATTGCCCAGCGGCTCGGAAAATTCGATGCAGTCGGGCCGATTCTGCAGGGCCTGAACAAACCGGTGAACGACCTGTCGCGCGGATGCACTGCCGATGATGTGTATAAACTTGCGATCATAACAGCCGTCCAGGCAGGGGGATCTTAA
- the hemQ gene encoding hydrogen peroxide-dependent heme synthase: MAAEAVETMDGWYCLHDLRTIDWISWKMLSNEERQSAVNELKDLLIKWEAVEADENGSHVLYKVVGQKADLMFMFLRPTMNELTDIETEFNKSKFAEFLKPSYSYVSVVELSKYGPQRPADDPRTLERLHPILPKWEHMCFYPMDKRRQGEENWYSLDFKERAKLLYEHSKTGRKYAGEVKQVITGSFGFDDWEWGVTLFAHDVLQLKKIVYEMRFDEVSAKYGEFGKFFVGNQLLKDDIDQYLSV, translated from the coding sequence ATGGCAGCTGAAGCAGTTGAAACAATGGATGGCTGGTATTGCCTGCATGATCTCAGGACCATCGACTGGATCTCATGGAAAATGCTATCGAACGAGGAGCGCCAGTCCGCGGTTAATGAATTGAAAGACCTGCTGATTAAATGGGAAGCAGTTGAGGCAGATGAAAATGGCAGTCATGTTCTCTATAAAGTAGTTGGACAGAAGGCAGATTTAATGTTTATGTTCCTGCGTCCGACGATGAATGAATTAACAGACATTGAAACGGAATTTAATAAATCAAAATTTGCGGAGTTTCTGAAACCTTCATATTCATATGTGTCGGTTGTCGAACTTTCCAAATACGGACCACAGCGCCCGGCGGATGATCCGCGGACACTTGAACGTCTGCACCCTATCCTGCCAAAGTGGGAGCATATGTGTTTCTACCCGATGGACAAGCGCCGTCAGGGTGAAGAAAATTGGTATTCGCTTGATTTTAAAGAACGTGCGAAACTGCTGTACGAGCACAGTAAAACAGGCCGGAAATACGCAGGCGAAGTAAAGCAGGTTATTACAGGATCATTTGGCTTTGATGACTGGGAATGGGGCGTAACCCTGTTCGCCCATGATGTTTTACAGCTTAAGAAAATCGTTTATGAAATGCGTTTTGACGAAGTAAGTGCCAAGTACGGTGAGTTCGGTAAATTTTTCGTCGGCAACCAACTGTTAAAAGACGATATTGACCAATATTTGAGCGTGTAG
- a CDS encoding cell wall hydrolase encodes MAVIKTTEKGVQLLARLMRAEAVGDGKLGMLMVGNTGVNRVLSNCLDFTELSTIRDMVFQSPGGFEAVQKGFFYRRARQQDIRLARKVINGKRYHPATNSLWFFRPSGECPAQWYGQWNAGRYKSHCFYDPLESECPRVY; translated from the coding sequence GTGGCTGTCATTAAAACTACGGAAAAAGGTGTACAATTGCTTGCCCGTTTAATGCGCGCAGAGGCAGTGGGTGACGGCAAACTTGGAATGCTTATGGTTGGAAACACCGGCGTTAATCGTGTGCTTTCCAACTGTTTGGACTTTACAGAACTGAGTACAATCAGAGATATGGTCTTTCAAAGTCCGGGAGGCTTTGAAGCAGTACAAAAAGGCTTTTTTTACCGGAGGGCACGTCAGCAGGATATCAGGCTTGCCCGTAAAGTAATTAATGGAAAACGATATCATCCGGCAACCAACTCATTATGGTTTTTCAGACCATCCGGAGAATGTCCGGCCCAGTGGTACGGTCAGTGGAATGCCGGCAGATATAAGTCACATTGTTTCTATGATCCATTGGAATCTGAATGTCCGAGAGTCTATTAA
- the gerQ gene encoding spore coat protein GerQ, with translation MSNFDPNGNYPGNNPYQAYYPYYYYPQAAPAYYPAYDPRQMDPSQMQQDPATPAPEAVEPMLPTEQSYIENILRLNEGKVATVYMSFENDAEWSSKVFRGVVEAAGRDHIILSDPETGRRYLLLMIYLDYITFEGEINYAYPYGDS, from the coding sequence ATGAGTAATTTTGATCCAAACGGAAATTATCCTGGTAATAATCCATATCAGGCGTATTATCCGTACTATTATTATCCGCAGGCGGCACCGGCATATTACCCGGCCTATGACCCAAGACAAATGGATCCTTCGCAGATGCAGCAGGATCCTGCAACACCGGCACCGGAAGCGGTCGAACCCATGCTGCCGACCGAACAGTCATACATTGAAAATATTTTGCGGTTGAATGAGGGGAAAGTTGCTACCGTCTATATGTCATTTGAAAATGATGCCGAGTGGAGCTCCAAAGTGTTCAGGGGGGTAGTTGAGGCTGCGGGGAGAGATCATATCATTCTGAGTGATCCCGAAACCGGACGGCGCTATTTGCTGCTGATGATCTATCTGGATTATATAACGTTTGAGGGTGAAATTAATTACGCCTATCCATATGGGGATTCATGA
- a CDS encoding DUF423 domain-containing protein: MKLFLLLGVINGFLAVALGAFGAHGLEGKLSEKMLGIWDKAVTYQMFHTMALLVTGLLCAKLQSGGMTWAGWMFFVGIILFSGSLYIYSLSGLKLFAMITPIGGVAFLAGWVLLGYAVIKHL, translated from the coding sequence ATGAAATTATTTCTACTGTTAGGTGTAATAAATGGATTTTTAGCAGTGGCATTAGGCGCCTTTGGGGCACATGGATTGGAAGGGAAACTGTCGGAAAAGATGCTCGGTATTTGGGACAAAGCGGTAACGTATCAGATGTTCCATACAATGGCATTGCTTGTAACCGGACTGCTCTGCGCTAAACTGCAAAGTGGTGGAATGACCTGGGCCGGCTGGATGTTCTTTGTCGGGATTATTCTTTTTTCCGGCAGTCTGTACATTTATTCGCTTTCCGGACTGAAGTTGTTTGCGATGATTACGCCGATTGGCGGTGTGGCGTTTCTGGCCGGTTGGGTATTGCTTGGCTATGCCGTTATTAAACATTTATAA
- a CDS encoding YwdI family protein, which produces MAVANETIIKKMINELNKARDADEKSVKNHIANVQLLCDLMLEGDKPQTEKTSITNAEMKAMIGENGNQKVEPVQRSTINDDDANGDSLFDF; this is translated from the coding sequence ATGGCAGTTGCCAATGAAACGATAATAAAGAAAATGATTAATGAATTAAACAAGGCACGTGATGCGGATGAAAAATCGGTAAAAAATCACATTGCCAACGTTCAGCTTCTTTGTGATCTTATGCTGGAAGGTGACAAACCACAAACTGAAAAGACCAGTATTACGAACGCGGAAATGAAGGCGATGATAGGTGAAAACGGCAATCAAAAGGTGGAACCTGTACAACGCAGCACAATCAACGATGATGATGCAAACGGTGATTCGCTTTTTGACTTTTAA
- a CDS encoding FMN-binding glutamate synthase family protein, translated as MEIGLLTALIIIIGLIIVVPLILLVRLYMVDARQKEHSILRNYPILGKIRYIMEKVGPEFRQYLFLNNNEGRPFHRREFEYVYKAAKYNSRMIGYGSERDFEDEGMYLVNNMFPSQREELRIDQNPKVSTRLYTIDNEKLISRKEHSEAQTINPFYLAEEDVIILGENTVRKPFKLKGIIGQSAMSFGSLGDHAITALSKGLGMAGGTWMNTGEGSISPYHQKGDVDIIMQISPGLFGVRTKDGEFSWEEFKNQSAIDQVKAFELKLGQGAKTRGGHVDGKKVTEEIAEIRKVEPWQEINSPNRFREFDDAHGLLEFVNKLRDVGGKPVGTKIVIGNEHQAESYIKAMKEADVVPDFITVDGGNGGTGASYFELAESVGLPTFAALPLVDDLLKKYGLRERTRIIASGQLITPDKIAMALALGADMINIARGFMLSVGCIMAQVCHTNNCPVGVATTDPDLQKALSVEEKKYRVCNYLVALREGVFQMSAAVGIKSPTEFTRDHIVYKTRLSQLIRDEELSRIG; from the coding sequence ATGGAAATTGGTTTGTTAACGGCGCTGATCATTATTATCGGGCTTATCATTGTTGTTCCGTTAATTTTACTGGTGCGTTTATATATGGTTGATGCAAGACAAAAAGAGCATTCCATTTTACGGAACTATCCGATACTGGGAAAAATCCGCTACATAATGGAAAAAGTAGGCCCGGAATTCCGGCAGTATTTGTTTTTGAACAATAATGAGGGCAGACCGTTCCACCGCAGGGAATTTGAGTACGTGTATAAAGCAGCAAAATATAACAGCCGGATGATCGGTTATGGTTCGGAACGTGATTTTGAAGATGAGGGAATGTATCTTGTTAACAATATGTTCCCAAGCCAGCGGGAAGAATTGCGAATTGACCAGAATCCGAAAGTCAGTACAAGGCTGTATACGATTGATAATGAAAAACTGATCAGCCGCAAAGAACATAGTGAAGCACAAACAATTAATCCATTCTACCTGGCAGAGGAGGATGTGATTATTCTTGGTGAAAATACTGTACGAAAGCCATTTAAGCTAAAAGGGATTATCGGGCAGTCAGCCATGAGTTTTGGTTCGCTTGGTGATCATGCCATTACCGCACTTTCCAAAGGACTGGGGATGGCCGGCGGAACCTGGATGAACACCGGGGAAGGGAGCATTTCCCCGTACCATCAAAAAGGGGATGTCGACATCATCATGCAAATCAGTCCCGGTCTGTTTGGCGTCCGTACGAAAGATGGGGAATTTTCCTGGGAAGAATTTAAAAATCAGAGTGCCATTGATCAGGTGAAAGCGTTCGAATTAAAGCTTGGACAGGGTGCTAAAACCCGCGGCGGTCATGTCGACGGGAAAAAAGTCACCGAAGAAATTGCTGAAATTCGCAAGGTAGAGCCGTGGCAGGAAATTAACAGTCCAAACCGGTTCCGTGAATTTGACGATGCACATGGTCTGCTTGAATTTGTAAATAAATTACGCGATGTTGGGGGCAAGCCAGTCGGCACCAAAATTGTCATCGGAAATGAACACCAGGCAGAGTCCTACATTAAAGCAATGAAAGAAGCGGATGTCGTACCGGACTTTATTACAGTTGATGGTGGTAACGGCGGTACGGGCGCGTCTTATTTTGAGCTTGCCGAATCTGTCGGGCTGCCGACATTTGCTGCATTACCGCTCGTGGATGATTTACTGAAGAAATATGGTCTGCGTGAGCGGACCCGCATTATTGCGTCAGGACAATTAATTACCCCGGACAAAATTGCTATGGCGCTTGCACTTGGCGCCGACATGATTAATATCGCCAGAGGCTTTATGCTGTCAGTCGGCTGTATCATGGCACAGGTTTGCCACACGAACAATTGCCCGGTTGGGGTTGCAACAACAGATCCGGATTTGCAAAAGGCATTAAGTGTGGAAGAAAAGAAATACCGTGTTTGCAATTATTTGGTTGCGCTTCGTGAAGGCGTGTTTCAGATGTCTGCAGCTGTCGGTATTAAAAGTCCGACCGAATTCACCCGCGATCATATTGTGTACAAAACCCGTCTGAGCCAGCTGATTAGGGATGAAGAGCTTTCCCGGATTGGATAA
- a CDS encoding phasin family protein produces MSDFLKKGFLLGLGAAVSGKERLDKKLKELVEKNELTQEQARTVMRNFVEKGEQKTDEWSTRQTEQTQEMATDLGLATKDDIDELHQRIAVLENRLKQEQEQ; encoded by the coding sequence ATGAGTGACTTTTTAAAGAAAGGCTTTTTGCTCGGTCTAGGTGCTGCAGTCAGCGGTAAAGAAAGGCTTGATAAAAAGCTGAAGGAACTTGTGGAGAAGAATGAGCTGACGCAAGAACAGGCACGGACAGTCATGCGCAATTTCGTTGAAAAAGGTGAGCAGAAAACAGATGAGTGGAGTACCAGACAAACTGAACAGACACAGGAAATGGCAACTGACCTTGGCTTAGCCACCAAAGATGATATAGATGAACTGCACCAGCGCATCGCTGTACTCGAAAACAGACTGAAACAGGAACAGGAACAGTAG